AtttgcaaatttattatgctccACGATCTTAATTTTAAAGGAAACAtggaaattataattattgtttaatAGTACTCACTTCATCTCGCctcttaaatatataaattattttctttaagtaCTCACTTCAAATCCTAATACACCACTTAAAAATAGACAAGTGGAGCTTATCTTTATGGAGAATTCATCCTCTCTTCTCTActttctactccctccgtcccaataaataggaAACATTTAGTTTCcagcacaagattttatgcagtgttgttttgtgagttaatgaagagagagtaaaataagagagagagaaaagtagagagactgatgtttccattttaggaaacgtttcatttttagtggaacaacccaaaaaggaaaacgttgcatttctaatgggacagagggagtatatcttaatttctttgttatttttaatctaaataattgtgttaactttttttataaaaaatgtagcctttccaaaaaaaaaaaattgtggaaAACGGGAATTTTCGATAGCATGAGTATTCTTCTGTGCTAAAAACATAActgtattattatttagattttatataCTCAAAACAACTCAAAATACCGTGAACTTTCTACTGAAAaacaatatttgtaaaattttagttCTCCAAACTTTCTAGTGAAAAacaatttttgcaaaatttcAATTCTCCAATAAGTCATGAATTGTAATGCTATTTctgtattttttatgttggAATCATATTAAAGATTATatccttttttatattgagatAATAGTCACTgcttacaaaatttgtttgataatattaaaagagaataagaaaaaaactttaaaacaaTCCATAGAAATTTACAtaccattttatattttagaacAATCAAATGCAATAGGAGTACAATcctaataaatcaaaaatttGTATTCTAGTATAGcgggtcatattctaatgcttatagcaccctaattcaaaatcaagaccaaatctccacctttaaattttaatatgagtgggtgagattaaatcttacaaatctcaataaataatagacaaaatatcaacaaaagggtaatatcgtcattatgttatcgtatgataattttcatgaatttttttatatcaacatagtgtattacaaatatcaacaatatgacataagaatatcaacactagtataagaaaatatcaacacatatttattgagatttttacatagttttattgagatttttacatggttatcaacatttacgaaagctaaaataaaaaatatcaaatttcatcatccgaacgtcgtcggaacatatgcaattgagatctcgttggaatccttataaaattatctttagtttgatatattttttgcgaaaaattaatttaaatcgagagagttacgtaaatttaaagttttaagatgattataatgagagggaattgaattaataccttctaattttatttattaattttcttaattaaaaatataatctgtggcattatttcaaccactagatcttctaatctaatggctaaaatttaatcttagtttgagattgctaattagttagcaattgatcactcctccTAGTATAGCTATGTAATTGTGTAAAATAAATcttttggaataaataaaaatcttagtaataaataaataaaaattgtaaaaaaatgactgtatcggtaaaaaaaatttaaaagttaaaataataatttagattaaaaatattgagagaaaaaaagtgagaaaaattgtAGGAGAAGAGATATTATAATGGGAGTAGGTTTTCTTTTCCTAAAAGAGAGAtcttttcctaaaatagataTCTACTTGTCTATTTTTAAGTCGTGTATTAGGATATGTATTATAAAGTGTATTAGGTGATCCCTTCCGTACAATACGTCTACCAACTTTTAAGTTATAGACTgcagtagtagtagtagtaaatgtcgcacaataaattttttgacaaataaagatttgtatattttgttacGACACTATAAATTCTGTCCGGTAAACGTCGTTTAAAGGAACCGAAAACCGACAATTAGATGACGTAAGTATCAAATTCCACATTTACTTGCAACGATGTGAGACATGTGATGTGTGACGCATGTTATGCGTCGTGGGACGGGTGACATTAGGAGTGGCAAAATGGATAGCGggcaatgttttaaaaaccggatcGGTGAGTGAACCGGCAAGGCTATTGGTTCACGGTTCAATTGATTCGACCGGTTGAACCACTAGTCGAACCCTATCActgtttaaattatattttattatatatatatatatatatatatatatatatatataggtccatgatcaattgagattttttagagtaattgagaaatgagatgcaatatcagccactcatttttattaaatgagtggtccagattttgccacacaaaaaatatttttaaattaatttattatgaaagggcagaatggtaattcatattttaattagtgttCTTCATTTTGTGTTTGGTGATCTGCGCGAGATATCTCTCTGAATTTGGGTGATTCCAAAAATCATCTAgatccaaaattaaaactgaTTATATGACAAATTAAGCTAAATTGACGATCTCGATCGGCAAGGTGGACTATTTATCTCCGTCGTCGCTAACATACGCCTACGGAGAGGAGCGGGCGGCTGATAcgcccggattttgcactgttttaaggccattatttggtccgtttttgttatcaaaatcactctacatgtccattatttgcatattctatacattttggtattttgacgtgttttgtgagaaatgtgcaNNNNNNNNNNNNNNNNNNNNNNNNNNNNNNNNNNNNNNNNNNNNNNNNNNNNNNNNNNNNNNNNNNNNNNNNNNNNNNNNNNNNNNNNNNNNNNNNNNNNTATGACATGTTCTCACTAATCTATGtgttcaaaattatattccaaagtgtcaaacaaataaattcatatttacaaCCTTTGTCAGCAATGTTTACGCTTGTTGCTGGTTCCATCCCTTTGGTATTTGCCTCCAAATTCGCTGCAAAAAAAACGAGGTTAATAGTGCGGCCTACTCGTTAATAAACAACAATTGTGTAGTTGAGATATTAAGTTATGATTTGTGTTTAATCACCTTTTCCAGAATTCGTaacatctttttcatttcctatcCATTTTTCAAAAGCTGCAGAGGTTTTTTTTGTGGTGCTGTATATGAAGaatcaataatttagtatTTAACATTTACACAAACAAAGCATTATAGTATAACCTTTTTCCATCAAATATATCTCATATTTGTCctattataatagtaaatcACATCTGCCTTCATTCATTCTTCAGAAAACAGAGGTACataatatacatacatatatgtttAACCCGGATACCAAATCCAAGTGTTTAGTGACGAACTTTTAAAAATcagattaataaaaaacccacgaacaaaaatcaaagtgtacaaaaagaattaaaaaacttCATTCCATCAAATAATAACCCAAAAAATGTATTCGACATACTTTTCTAGTCCTTAGGTTTTGGCGGTGCCTTCGTCTTCACAGTATTTCGTTGATAGACTAGGTTACAACCGAAcaaaggatttgaattttgggtCAGATTTGGGTTTCGGACAGactgtaaaaaaaaacttacaaaCCTTTTCCGTCATGAGGCGCGGTCCGAGAAGATCTTGTGTCCACCATGGTTGGAGAAGACGCTCCACAATCGTGCTTGACAAGTTGCATTTTGAAGTCGATTTTGATGCCCAGACGAGACCCTCTTCGCCGATAATGTGCCTAGAGTTTTGTAGGGTTTTGGTGAATTTGATTCCCAGTCGATTTGGATTCTATTTAGTCGAAATTGTACGGTTTCTGGAATTTGTGATGAATTTTTGGTGAGAGAGAATGAATTGAATGGTGCGAGAACCGAAAAATCAACTTAATAGCATATGGAGTAATTATCCCAATAAATCAATTCTTAAAAAACGGAAGGGCGGTTCATTATATTTGCAATTCCTATTTTACCCTTTCATGACACAGAACACTCCTATTATGACCCAAAGAAATGGTTGACCAATCCAGATCGTAGCCATTCATCTCCATATCTAACGGACCATATATGGTCTGTATTTCTATACTTAGGGGCTTCTTTTGGTAGAttaaaaccctatatatatatataatacatattaaaattagatataaataacaattatGTATATAATTACTCTATGTATAACAAAGTGAGTCACGTTACTCTCCACTTTTGGAGCAGAAGAAGAGTGGTCACTTCTGTTACAGGCGGCAAGAGGTGaaccatttttaattttcaattcctCATTCTCTTTCTTTGTAGAGAATCTCCCATGGAATTGGAGataggctagccataggctaaccgcaataaaaataattcaatttacgaaattaaatttatgacaaattacggaattaaatttacgagatatatacggaaaaatttattaatttcatttaaataaaaaaaggtacattgattaaaaaaaattacattaattaaaaaaaattacataataaaaaaaaccggacttccacacacgagccccgcctcTCTCTATTCCTCGTCGCCGTtgccgccgccacccgggaACTCCACATCTGTggcatctgagcccgcgtctgAGCCCCCCAACTGTGCCCTCGCGGCATCCAAATCGacccgcatgctctcgagtatcgagtgaagaaacctcttctccatGGGGTCGTTGCGGCCTtccaatcttggaagaccGTGTACATCTCGCTCCAGCGTTTTTTGACGCGAGAAGAAGGTGAGCGCGGGTGGGGGTTGCCGACCGGACCTCCCGGGACGATGGGGATGATCCCcgctgcccgttgcgcccgcctttggccaaccgggcgagTGCGGCGAGCAAACGATGGATGGAAACTCCTCAAGCATCCgggaggtcgtgggaaccGCCCCCGCTACCGCTGTAATCGCCGAAATAGTTCAGCCTtcgcttcttcggccacccaggCCGTCGAccccgcccggaacttctcggagtccttcgcCACCCGACATAAGCGGTTCCAGTAGGTGAATTCCTTATAAGTCCCCGACACAGTGGAACCGactctccgctatcctccgATAGTCCTCCTCGGTCTGCTATCCTCCGTGATCCTCCGtgtccccccccccccccggCGACCCCCGCATCCCGGCTACATCCCCCCCATCCCCCCCCCCGCCATACCGACATCATCCCATCATCTCGTTGTATCATCTGCGGAGTCATCTCGCGGCATACCTCCCCACCCCGGCATTGCCTGCCCGCCGCTAGCCTGCCCACCCGCCATCAAACCCATCAACTGTTGCCAAGGGTACATGTTGTAGTGCCCGCCTATCTGCCCCCATCCCGCCCCcacgggtaccgtgggagtctGAGACCCGCTCGTCGCCGGAGTAGACTCATTGTTGTTGTCCTCtctcgatgttgctcttgtacaaaaatttagatagagagaaaactcgttaaaacaagtggtgcaaatgaaaatgacgtgaaaatcgcgaatatatagtgtttcaaaaaaattttaaaaaaaataataaaaaaatgcgaTGGCTGATCGCTCGTCGATCGTCAGCctgcaatggcggccagcgcatcggcgaGCGAATCGGCGTGCGCTCGCCGGTTGCAGTAGTTcagctagccgaccggctagcgacgcgaatcggctagcccaccggctagccgctattggagatgctcttagtttCACAGTCTCTTCTCTATCTGACTAGTTTCACAGTCTCTTCTCTATCTGActatctctctctatctcgcctcattcaatttcatagaaCTAGATTCACTCTatcttctctctccttttcttttcaaattcaCTACTCTTTCTCCCTCACTTGCTCTCTTCTTTTATCTGTTTCGAATTGATACTTTTGTTCGCCGTCGACGAGCAACAACACAACTCACGCTCAATCTCTTTTTTCTCCCATTTCTTTCATAGCAACCCAATAAGAAATCGGACGgggaaatgatatttttggcAGCAAGCAATtcaatttcagaaaaaaagaatagaagTTAGCAAAACCGGCCAAACCGGTTCGCGGTTTCCGGCCAGACCGCCCGGTTTTTCCGGTCTAAAACGGCCCAACTAGCAGACGGTTTTTATGCTTGAATCGGACTGGTTGAACCAGCCGGTTCGgcccgatttttaaaacactggtAGCGGGTAATGGGTAATTTCCATCTCAACCCGCTACCCGACAATAACGGGAAACGGGGCGGGATTGGGTAGTTTGTTTTAGAAttttgcgggtagcgggtatacccgttacCCGCGGGTATACTCGTTAGTCCCGATAATAcccgttattattagtattagccatattccatcttttaatactttctccgttccatattaatagaggtgtttcaaatagttaaagtggagaaaaaaaaagtaaatagttagATAATAATAGCCATACATACAcactaattttggaaaattaaaaataaatcgttagaatggagaaaaaataaagtgagagagataatgtagagaagagtgtttatattattatatttccaaaatgagtgaagaaaatgaaatgcatctATTAAGGCGGACCAATGGAAGTACTTTATATAATCTAagagttttttaaaaagattttatattctaaggaatatacaattgaaaactcaccGGAATTAGCTATAGAGTGTCTCCTCACTTTTATACTCAATCTATTCAACGTTTACCatcgatattaataaagtaaattagagAACATTGACggttattatgatttttaaattttttattaggattcGGGGTCGGGTACGGGATATCTGACACGAGTATCGGGTAATCCCGGTATGTCGCGGGGCGGATATTAGGACAACAAATTTGGCTAaaatcgggtacgggtacccgactTGTCGGGAGTGGGTACCCGCGGATAACccgtttcgccacccctaGGTGACATACATTATGGATTCAGATCTTAGCAATTGATTTTGGGATGGTCTTTAGGCCTgtttgttgtgattttttttgtctcaACTTAATCCTTTTGGATCACAATTACATACGAATAAGACTTTGCACAGTTTCTGCATTGGGTTCATGCATGCACATAGGGTTGCCTAGGTGCATCTATCTGAACGACCAACAACATAAACATCAGTCTAACTATGTCTGCCAAATGGCCAATGTCATGAACGCATATCCAGATGCATCtccaatcaatcaaaaatAGACATAGTTTTGTATGATACAGATTTtaataatgtataattgataaattaagataGATAGGAAAACAGTAAAAGAGTTGTAGTGTTAGTAGAATATAGaatccatattattattagtatttaaatgtttaaaacttttcatatttaaaaattgttctAATTTTATGAACGATCCAAATGGTaaaattggtttatttttttttaaggcGAGGGTAGTATTTTACAAAGTTATTCTAATTTCAATCTTTTCTTACTTCCCCTGTAAATAgctactactagtactatataattactcctaataaaattaataatattgcaAAATACAGAGATTGTAAAATAGAAATGGAGAcgatattttgaatttttgttttggccttaaagaaagaaaaggagtGAAGCTgacaacaaaaagaaattgataaacaCCAccgttttctctctctaatcgCTCCTCCTAATCTTTGGTGGTCGTTCCGGGTCTCCGGAGGTGTATCATAATCTCATTTTCCCGGAATTTTTCTCCCTTCACTCGCCGATCTTTCGCTAATGGGGTCTTGATCAGGTTATTCTACACTTTACCTTTCCTCTTCGTTTTCGGTTTTATTGATTTCTACGCCTTCTTATTCATTCTAATTGGAAGAATTTCTGTGTGATTTTGTTATTAGAATTTATTGCATCGATCaaggttatttttttttgctaattcCGTTGGttctcaaataaattatattttgcgaactagggttttgatcCTTAGAAAGGAAGTGTGTAATTGGGCATTAagattcaatttcaattcgaATTTCTGGTAGcttgttgtgtgtgtttggATTCAAATACAATTGCGCCAAAGATTTCTGCAACTGAAGTTatgaaattcttgaaattgGAGTTGTATGTGTGTATGAAAAGGGAGCTGAGGATTTTACAGGCAGTATGTGGTTGTTTTTTATGCAGGGGCCTCTGAGTTTCCGTGATAAGAGTAGCTGTTGGATCGATCATATGAGGTGCTTACTCGGTTCATTGGGCGATTCAGATGTACAATTGCTGGtgtgtttttagttttcttgaATTAGCTACGTTGATCTCGAGTATAGTACTTACAAGCTTCAGCTTCAATTTTCTTTGGTTTTGGAGTCATGAATGATTAATCTTCTATCTGAATTCCTACTGGACAGGTGAATTTCGGTGAATTGAGTTCTTTCACGCATAAGCTTGTCGAATTGTTGTATTGGAATTCTAGTAATATACTAGTAGAGGGAGGGTATTATGGCTGAGGGAGTCGAGCAACTTGAACTTAAGTTCAGAATCTTCGATGGGACAGATATAGGTCATGGTTCTTATTCGTCATCCATCACAGTTGCAACTCTTAAACAAAGGCTTCTTTCCGAGTGGCCTCAAGGTTTTCTGctctttattatttgttaCTTAACTTTCTCTACATAAGTGGTTCTTTTTCCTAATCAATTCTGAGTATTCCATTTTTTCGAATGATATTCTGTTTTGTCGAATGATATTCTAGTTTCATTGTTAGGATGTGAAGCAATGCCGAATTTTCTTTCTGCGGTAAttttatttccctttttttctgGAGAGCAATATATGAGTAGTTGCTTAGACCAGTGTAGATTGTTTGATAAGATGGGATTTTACAACTTTTATGTCTGTTTCATCAACTTTTATCTGAGATAATGATCAACCctcttctcttcttcatcaACAGATAAATCAGTAGTCCCAAAGTCAGTAaatgatatgaaaataatCCATGCTGGGAAGGTTTTGGAGAATGGCAAAACAGTTGCTGAATCTAGAGCGCACATAGGCGACCATCCTGGTGGAGTTATTACAATGCATGTTGTTGTACAGCCAGCTGTTGTTAAGAAAAAGACAGGTTCGTTTCGCTTGACTTGGCATTAAAAGTTTCCCATGTTATGTGCATCCCAATTTTCAATGTGATGGCAGTGATAGATATCAGCATAGTAAAGCTTGTGTTCTTAATCACGATTCACTTGTTGCACCATAAGGTCTAAAGTTGAGCAATCCTCTTGTACTTTCAATGCAGATAAGAATCTATCTGGGAAACAAAAACAGGGCTCCTGTTCCTGCACTTTTTCCTGCACTATCCTATAGGGGTCTGCCTGTAAAGAGCATCAAAATGGTGAGGCCATTATTTCGTgcccttttttgtttttgtttttagtttttactttCATCGAAATATAATATAGTGCACTGTAGCATCAACGATGAAAGGCTCTTTGAGAAACTAAATGAATTGGCCTctataatttgaaacattgcGTTCAATCTTTGTGGATCTAGATTTGTGTACTTATTGTTTTCTGGTCTGCAAATCAACTTTGAGATGaaattggaataaaaaaaaacacagctTCTACTTTTGTGAATGTAATAATGGTCTTTAATTTTGAGGCTCAATTGTTTAATTGTTGACGTTATAACAGATTTCAGCAGccatactttaatttattgcattttaatCCACGGTCATTAAACAAAATCGTACTCAAAAGTATCCACAACGTGGTTTGAGTTTAGTATCAACATGAATGCATGAATTTCATTGCAatgcttttaattttactatagTTTCAATGGATTCAGAAAGTAATTAACTTGTTCtgctaaaataaaatacttattcAAGCTACAAAAAATTGTTGGCGAAAATGAACCCATGGCTATTTCTATTTGTAAATAGGATGAAAATAAAGTTCAATTATCTAAGATCTTTATCACCATTGATTCAGTTTCTCTTTTAGTATGCAAGAATTTATGCTCATGGAGTTTTAAAGGCCAAAATACCCAACTTATCAAGAACAATTTTACATCATCACAACTCACCAGGTCGGAATCagaaatgaattttgggaGTAGTATCcaatgatagaaaaaaaaaatcaatactataataaatcaatataatacaGGTTCAAGAGTGGTACTTTGAAGTTTGTATAAGAGAAAGGAAAACAATGAGCCTCCCAATGTGATCGCATTGTCTCCAGCTTTGCAGCATTTGCTAAGAGAGTTTTGTCCCCAAACGGACAGTCCTTGATCTCCAGTTTCTGCAGGCTATCGCATCCAGACAAAACGTGATGGAGGTCCAAGTCACTGTCCCCGGCAAAAGATATGGACAGCATCTCCGATTTCTTAGCATGCTTTCCAACATATTCAAAAACCCGATCAGTGAGGAGGCCGGACATTGAAAGGCATAGTAATTCCTTGCAGTTCTCTACTATGACTCCAAAACCAGCATCAAGTGGTTTCGAGTATCAAGTAGTCAGGAGCTTGAGTGTCAAGTATTCTCTTAAGGGTGTCTGTTTGGTACCGTGGAATTCGGGCCTTGGAATTGGAGCCTCGAATGAACTCAGTTATttgaaaaatgtataatagAATGATTCATgcaaacaacaaatatttctttttctttttctgctAAATAAGGAACGATTCATACATTTTTCAATGTGGTCACATTTCATACATCCTTTGTTAAGTCAAAACACAAGCAAACTCACACCTGATTCATCATTCACACGCGATCTTGGTGTCGAAGCTGCTGAGGCAGATGGCAAACGCCTGGAAAGCGGAGATTGGGTACTGGTAGTCCATGGTGAAGATGTCCTTCCCAACCTTCCCAAATTGGAGGATAACATTCTCATGCTGCTGCTCTTGCCCGCCAGCTCCATTCTCGAGAGATGCAACGAGCTGGAAGTTCTTGACTGAGGCGACTGTGACACGCCCATTGAAGTTGAGGCACCAGCATTGGAGTTGGTCATGCCATCTAGGAGTCTTGTTTTTTAATACAAGCATTTCGTCTTTGGGCGTTGAGAGGGGTCCGGATTGGAAGCTATCTGAGCGCGTCGATTTTGACCTGAAAAAGGAGAGGGAGGGAAACGAATCGAAGTTTCCTGGTATGAAAGCCGTTTGCGTTGGAGCAATACCACCTGGTTCGATTGCAGCAACTGGAATAGCATCCATCACGCATTGCATCCGCCTCGGTCCCCTGCGTGATGAAGCTTATGTAAATTAGCAAAGAGGGAACATTATATTACGGTTACAGCATGTTTTATGTTGGCACAATGGCAACACAAAACATTGAGTCCAAACACAAACACGAGCAGAAAACAAAGCCCACAAGACAGGAGTGTACTTAATTTGCCgttttcatccgtcccacaagagtGTACTTAATTTGCCGTTTCCATCTGCCCCACAAGAGTGTACTTAATTTTCCGTTTCCATCTGTCGCACAAGAGTTTACTAAATTCCTTTTTGGAAATTACTTCAACTTTTACGCCATTATTTCAACTTAATCACAGCAAAATCAAGGATGACGCACGCCCTTTATCTTTTCACAACAAAAGGTGAGACCTTGTTTGGACCTTTCTCCACCTACCAACATTCTCCGATAATAAAAGGTGGATCATACCTCCACTCAAAACTATCACAAcctaatttatattaaaactcgtggtGGCAATA
The nucleotide sequence above comes from Salvia hispanica cultivar TCC Black 2014 chromosome 5, UniMelb_Shisp_WGS_1.0, whole genome shotgun sequence. Encoded proteins:
- the LOC125186510 gene encoding membrane-anchored ubiquitin-fold protein 3-like, which gives rise to MAEGVEQLELKFRIFDGTDIGHGSYSSSITVATLKQRLLSEWPQDKSVVPKSVNDMKIIHAGKVLENGKTVAESRAHIGDHPGGVITMHVVVQPAVVKKKTDKNLSGKQKQGSCSCTFSCTIL